From a region of the Bradyrhizobium diazoefficiens genome:
- the acs gene encoding acetate--CoA ligase, with protein MSEKIYDVPAEWAKRAWVDQAKYKEMYARSISDPNGFWAEQAKRIDWMHAPTKIENASFAPGNISIKWFEDGVLNVAYNCIDRHLAKRANQTAIIWEGDDPSQSKHITYQELHDEVCRMANILRTRNVKKGDRVTIYLPMIPEAAYAMLACARIGAIHSVVFAGFSPDSLAQRINDCQSKVIITADEGLRGGKTVPLKANVDAALAKADGVDWVVVVKRTGAKIDMNPTRDLWYHQAAAMVTTECPVEHMHAEDPLFILYTSGSTGQPKGVLHTSAGYLVFASMTHRYVFDYHDGDIYWCTADVGWVTGHSYILYGPLANGATTLMFEGVPNYPDNSRFWNVIDKHKVNIFYTAPTAIRALMQGGDEPVKRTSRASLRLLGSVGEPINPEAWEWYHRVVGDDRCPVVDTWWQTETGGILITPLPGATKLKPGSATQPFFGVVPEIVDADGKVLEGETSGNLCLTRSWPGQMRTVYGDHARFEQTYFSTYKGKYFTGDGCRRDADGYYWITGRVDDVINVSGHRMGTAEVESALVAHEKVSEAAVVGFPHDIKGQGIYAYVTLMAGIEPTEDLRKELVTWVRTEIGPIASPDQIQFAPGLPKTRSGKIMRRILRKIAEDEPGSLGDTSTLADPAVVDDLVKNRQNRKQA; from the coding sequence ATGTCCGAGAAGATCTACGACGTCCCCGCGGAGTGGGCAAAGCGCGCCTGGGTCGACCAGGCCAAGTACAAGGAGATGTACGCTCGCTCGATCTCGGACCCGAATGGTTTCTGGGCGGAGCAGGCCAAGCGCATCGACTGGATGCACGCGCCGACAAAAATCGAGAACGCCTCGTTTGCGCCCGGCAACATTTCGATCAAATGGTTCGAGGACGGCGTGCTCAACGTCGCCTACAACTGCATTGACCGGCATCTCGCGAAGCGCGCAAACCAGACCGCGATCATCTGGGAGGGCGATGATCCCTCGCAGTCCAAGCACATCACCTATCAGGAGCTGCATGACGAGGTCTGCCGGATGGCCAACATCCTGCGCACCCGCAACGTCAAGAAGGGCGACCGCGTCACCATCTACCTGCCGATGATTCCGGAAGCTGCCTATGCGATGCTCGCCTGCGCACGCATCGGCGCGATCCACTCCGTGGTGTTCGCCGGCTTCTCGCCCGACAGCCTTGCTCAGCGCATCAACGACTGCCAATCCAAGGTGATCATCACCGCGGACGAAGGCCTTCGCGGCGGCAAGACGGTGCCTCTCAAGGCCAATGTCGACGCGGCGCTCGCCAAGGCCGACGGCGTCGACTGGGTCGTCGTGGTCAAGCGCACCGGCGCCAAGATCGACATGAACCCGACGCGCGACCTCTGGTATCACCAGGCCGCCGCGATGGTGACGACGGAATGCCCGGTCGAGCACATGCACGCCGAGGACCCGCTGTTCATCCTCTACACCTCGGGCTCGACCGGCCAGCCCAAGGGCGTGCTGCACACCTCCGCCGGCTATCTCGTGTTCGCCTCGATGACGCATCGATACGTCTTCGATTATCACGATGGCGACATCTACTGGTGCACCGCGGACGTCGGCTGGGTCACCGGTCACAGCTACATCCTCTACGGGCCGCTGGCGAACGGCGCGACCACGCTGATGTTCGAAGGCGTGCCGAATTACCCGGACAATTCCCGATTCTGGAACGTCATCGACAAGCACAAGGTCAACATCTTCTACACCGCGCCGACCGCGATCCGCGCGCTGATGCAGGGCGGCGACGAGCCCGTGAAGAGAACCTCGCGCGCCAGCCTGCGTCTGCTCGGCTCGGTCGGCGAACCCATCAACCCCGAAGCCTGGGAGTGGTATCACCGCGTCGTCGGCGATGACCGCTGCCCGGTCGTCGATACCTGGTGGCAGACCGAGACCGGCGGCATCCTGATCACGCCGTTGCCGGGTGCGACCAAGCTGAAGCCGGGCTCGGCGACCCAGCCGTTCTTCGGCGTGGTGCCCGAGATCGTCGATGCCGACGGCAAGGTGCTGGAGGGCGAAACGTCAGGCAATCTCTGCCTCACCCGCTCATGGCCTGGCCAGATGCGCACGGTCTACGGCGATCACGCCCGCTTCGAGCAGACCTATTTCTCGACCTATAAGGGCAAGTATTTCACCGGCGACGGCTGCCGCCGCGACGCCGACGGCTATTACTGGATCACCGGCCGCGTCGACGACGTCATCAACGTCTCCGGCCATCGCATGGGTACCGCGGAAGTCGAGAGCGCCCTGGTGGCGCATGAGAAAGTCTCGGAGGCTGCAGTGGTCGGCTTCCCGCACGACATCAAGGGCCAGGGCATCTACGCCTATGTCACCCTGATGGCCGGCATCGAGCCCACCGAGGACCTGCGCAAGGAGCTCGTCACCTGGGTGCGCACGGAGATCGGCCCGATCGCTTCGCCCGACCAGATCCAGTTCGCGCCGGGCCTGCCAAAAACCCGTTCCGGCAAGATCATGCGCCGCATCCTGCGCAAGATCGCCGAAGACGAGCCGGGCAGCCTGGGCGACACCTCGACGCTGGCCGATCCCGCCGTGGTCGATGACCTCGTCAAGAATCGGCAGAACCGAAAGCAGGCGTAA
- a CDS encoding HAMP domain-containing methyl-accepting chemotaxis protein translates to MGSFNFRIGTKLGIITGINVLLVGGILANQMLGNRSITESNRLVIINYLNKGNAQATQTAMARAQLAAFDMGSAASAGDVDRSLEILRTRAAEAGAEIDAATQRATRKVTQDSYRETKRFVEAYLNSATELAVAQKTLIGAPAGDAKAAAEKAKGNILAEQMRPAAREVGKRIDALVGVANEFAQRRKSELLMELDRVATFALVVGVFVMLMLIGSAVFSVLNIARPIRRIGEVLLQLAAGNKTIEIPYVTRGDEVGDNARAAKTFKENLIRIEQMEAEQKNQEAAAAAQRKEEMTQLAGVFEAAVGGIIDSVSAASQQLEAAAGTLSGTAEETQQLSGMVAAASEEASTNVGAVASAAEEMSTSVVEIGRQVHDSSRIAGEAVRQAERTDVQINELLKAAGRIGDVVKLITAIAEQTNLLALNATIEAARAGESGRGFAVVASEVKALAAQTARATEEISTQIAGMQSATEDSVGAIKEIGATIARISDISTTIAATIEEQGAATAEIARNVSEAAKGTLEVADKIAQVSHGASATGAASGQVLASARSLSSESALLKSEVERFLNTVRAA, encoded by the coding sequence GTGGGATCATTCAATTTCCGCATTGGAACAAAGCTCGGCATCATCACGGGCATCAACGTGCTGCTGGTCGGGGGCATTCTGGCCAACCAGATGCTCGGCAATCGGTCGATTACGGAATCCAATCGTCTGGTCATCATCAATTATCTCAACAAGGGCAATGCGCAGGCCACGCAGACGGCAATGGCGCGCGCGCAGCTTGCGGCTTTCGACATGGGCTCCGCGGCGTCGGCGGGAGACGTCGATAGATCGCTCGAGATTCTGCGCACCCGCGCGGCCGAAGCCGGCGCCGAAATCGACGCCGCGACGCAACGGGCGACGCGCAAGGTCACACAGGATTCCTACCGTGAGACCAAGAGATTCGTTGAGGCCTATCTAAACAGCGCAACCGAGCTGGCGGTGGCCCAGAAGACTCTGATCGGCGCTCCCGCCGGCGACGCCAAGGCCGCGGCCGAAAAGGCGAAAGGGAACATCCTCGCGGAGCAGATGCGCCCGGCAGCTCGGGAAGTCGGCAAACGCATTGACGCTCTCGTGGGCGTCGCCAACGAGTTCGCGCAACGACGCAAGAGCGAGTTGCTGATGGAACTGGATCGTGTCGCCACATTCGCGCTCGTCGTCGGCGTTTTCGTGATGCTGATGCTGATCGGCTCCGCCGTCTTTTCGGTACTGAACATCGCCCGCCCCATCCGGCGCATTGGCGAAGTGCTCTTGCAGCTGGCGGCCGGCAACAAGACGATCGAGATACCCTACGTCACCCGTGGCGACGAGGTCGGCGACAACGCACGAGCGGCGAAGACCTTCAAGGAAAACCTGATCCGTATCGAGCAGATGGAAGCCGAGCAGAAGAACCAGGAAGCCGCTGCGGCCGCTCAGCGTAAGGAAGAGATGACCCAGCTCGCCGGCGTGTTCGAAGCCGCAGTCGGAGGCATCATCGACTCGGTGTCAGCAGCCTCCCAACAGCTCGAGGCTGCCGCCGGCACGCTGTCGGGAACCGCGGAAGAGACCCAACAGCTCTCCGGAATGGTCGCCGCAGCCTCGGAGGAAGCATCCACCAACGTCGGAGCCGTGGCGTCCGCCGCCGAAGAAATGAGCACGTCGGTCGTCGAGATCGGCCGCCAAGTCCACGATTCCAGCCGCATCGCCGGCGAAGCGGTCAGGCAGGCCGAGCGCACCGACGTCCAGATCAATGAACTGCTCAAGGCGGCGGGCCGAATTGGCGACGTCGTCAAATTGATCACTGCCATTGCCGAACAGACCAACCTCCTGGCGCTGAACGCAACGATCGAGGCGGCGCGCGCCGGCGAATCCGGCCGCGGCTTTGCAGTCGTCGCGAGCGAGGTCAAAGCGCTCGCGGCGCAAACAGCGCGAGCGACCGAGGAAATCAGCACGCAGATCGCCGGCATGCAATCGGCAACCGAGGACTCGGTCGGAGCGATCAAGGAAATCGGCGCGACCATCGCCCGCATTTCAGACATTTCGACAACCATTGCCGCGACGATCGAAGAGCAGGGTGCGGCTACGGCCGAGATTGCGCGAAACGTCAGCGAAGCCGCCAAGGGAACCTTGGAAGTCGCGGACAAGATCGCCCAGGTCAGTCATGGCGCGAGCGCCACCGGCGCGGCGTCCGGGCAGGTGCTGGCATCGGCCCGCTCGCTCTCCAGCGAAAGTGCCCTGTTGAAGAGCGAGGTGGAGAGGTTCCTCAACACGGTGCGCGCCGCCTGA
- a CDS encoding DNA topoisomerase IB → MMDQRNLGTMRPASADPAAIALAKALGQWPKPVSFRRPSPKKVFNTAPSATVEALARELGLRLGDQNELTIRRIKRGTGYSFVRPNGAHIRDARTIRRLHAMAVPPAYREVRYSADPSSHLQAVGRDAAGRLQYRYHADWEKVREHRKAHRLEKLVGALPKIRRKVSAFLSGDEPTREFALSAVIELIARTAIRPGNESYARLNGTRGATTLLKSNVTLEDDCFVLTFKAKGGKAVRKECDAAKLVRAIGILQGVPGKRMFQYRDAYGIVRAVNTTQVNAFLREIAGIKISLKDFRTLMASAVVMESLSRITPATSQRGRKKQVLDAIRAAADQLSNTPAICRKSYVHDTIVTAFEDGILERFAATMKGQRSQARREQLLAQVVATAAV, encoded by the coding sequence ATGATGGATCAGCGGAATCTCGGGACGATGCGGCCCGCTTCAGCCGATCCTGCCGCCATTGCACTGGCCAAAGCCCTCGGACAATGGCCGAAACCGGTCTCTTTCAGGCGTCCGAGCCCGAAGAAAGTCTTCAACACGGCGCCTTCGGCGACGGTTGAGGCGCTCGCCAGGGAGCTCGGCCTGCGGCTCGGCGACCAGAACGAGCTGACTATCCGCCGCATCAAGCGCGGCACGGGCTATTCGTTCGTCCGTCCCAATGGCGCACACATCCGCGACGCACGCACCATCCGACGGCTGCACGCCATGGCAGTGCCGCCGGCCTATCGCGAGGTGCGCTACTCGGCCGATCCGAGCTCACATCTCCAGGCCGTGGGCCGCGATGCCGCGGGCCGGCTGCAATATCGCTATCATGCCGATTGGGAGAAGGTCCGCGAGCATCGCAAGGCGCATCGCCTGGAAAAGCTCGTCGGCGCGCTGCCAAAGATCCGGCGCAAGGTCTCGGCGTTCCTGTCGGGCGATGAGCCGACGCGTGAATTTGCGTTGTCGGCCGTGATCGAGTTGATCGCGCGCACCGCGATCCGCCCCGGCAACGAATCCTATGCCCGCCTCAACGGCACCCGCGGCGCGACCACGCTGCTGAAGTCCAACGTCACGCTGGAAGACGACTGTTTCGTGCTGACCTTCAAGGCGAAGGGCGGCAAGGCGGTGCGTAAAGAGTGCGACGCGGCCAAGCTGGTGCGCGCCATCGGCATTTTGCAGGGCGTCCCCGGCAAGCGCATGTTCCAGTATCGCGATGCCTACGGCATCGTGCGCGCGGTCAACACCACGCAGGTGAACGCGTTCTTGCGCGAGATCGCCGGCATCAAGATCTCGTTGAAGGATTTTCGCACACTGATGGCGTCTGCCGTGGTCATGGAATCCTTGTCGCGGATCACGCCGGCGACCAGCCAGCGCGGCCGCAAGAAGCAGGTGCTGGATGCGATCCGTGCCGCAGCCGACCAGCTGTCCAATACGCCGGCGATCTGCCGCAAGAGCTACGTCCACGACACCATCGTCACCGCCTTCGAGGACGGCATCCTCGAACGCTTCGCCGCGACCATGAAGGGTCAGCGCTCGCAGGCGAGGCGCGAGCAGCTTCTGGCGCAGGTGGTGGCGACTGCGGCGGTCTGA
- a CDS encoding L,D-transpeptidase, whose product MSTRIAVALAATIGAGVLMPTAAQARPEIVGTHLADYSPGTIVVKTSERRLYLILDNGHAVRYPVGVGKAGKQWAGTTRIDGKYRNPAWAPPAEVKRDKPNIPDVIPGGSPRNPMGVAAMTLAGGQYAIHGTNVPGSIGGFVSYGCIRMLNDDITDLYGRVSVGTTVVVTR is encoded by the coding sequence ATATCGACGAGGATTGCAGTGGCGCTGGCCGCCACCATCGGGGCGGGCGTCTTGATGCCGACGGCGGCGCAGGCTCGGCCGGAGATAGTGGGGACGCACCTGGCCGATTATTCGCCGGGCACCATCGTGGTCAAAACCAGCGAGCGGCGGCTCTATCTCATCCTCGATAACGGTCACGCCGTGCGCTATCCGGTCGGCGTCGGCAAGGCCGGCAAGCAGTGGGCCGGCACCACACGCATCGACGGCAAGTATCGCAATCCGGCCTGGGCACCACCGGCCGAGGTGAAGCGCGACAAGCCGAACATACCGGACGTCATTCCAGGCGGATCGCCGCGCAACCCAATGGGCGTCGCGGCAATGACTCTGGCCGGCGGCCAATACGCCATCCACGGCACCAACGTGCCGGGTTCGATCGGCGGCTTCGTTTCCTATGGCTGCATCCGCATGCTCAACGACGACATCACCGATCTCTATGGCCGCGTCTCCGTCGGCACGACGGTGGTCGTGACGCGCTGA
- the cysD gene encoding sulfate adenylyltransferase subunit CysD — protein MLDIPTPAEPALSERTGGERLRAASHLRRLEAESIHILRETAAEFRKPVMLYSIGKDSSVLLHLAMKAFHPGKPPFPLLHVDTTWKFREMIAFRDRRARELGIDLIVHTNNDGLSQGIDPFSHGSARYTDVMKTQALRQALDFHRFDAAIGGARRDEERSRAKERVFSHRSAAHRWDPKNQRPELWSLYNTMLAPGESMRVFPLSNWTELDVWDYILLENIPIVPLYLAGSRPVVERDGALIMVDDERMPLLAGEEPRWRSVRFRTLGCYPLSGATVSTAATLPEIVREMMASRTSERQGRMIDRDSPASMERKKAEGYF, from the coding sequence ATGCTGGACATTCCCACGCCCGCCGAGCCCGCCCTCTCTGAAAGAACTGGCGGCGAGCGGCTTCGCGCCGCCAGCCATCTTCGACGCCTGGAGGCGGAAAGCATTCATATCCTGCGGGAGACCGCGGCCGAGTTCCGCAAGCCGGTCATGCTCTATTCGATCGGCAAAGATTCCTCCGTGCTGCTGCATCTGGCGATGAAGGCGTTTCACCCCGGCAAGCCGCCATTTCCACTGCTGCACGTCGACACGACCTGGAAGTTCCGCGAGATGATCGCGTTTCGCGACCGGCGCGCGCGCGAACTCGGCATCGATCTGATCGTCCATACCAACAATGACGGATTGAGCCAGGGTATCGACCCCTTTTCCCACGGCTCGGCCCGCTACACCGACGTCATGAAGACGCAGGCTTTGCGGCAGGCGCTCGACTTTCACCGCTTCGACGCCGCGATCGGGGGAGCGCGGCGCGACGAGGAGAGATCGCGGGCCAAGGAGCGCGTGTTCTCGCACCGGAGCGCGGCGCATCGCTGGGATCCGAAGAACCAGCGGCCCGAGCTGTGGAGCCTGTACAACACGATGCTCGCGCCCGGCGAGAGCATGCGGGTGTTTCCGCTCTCGAACTGGACCGAGCTCGACGTCTGGGACTACATCCTGCTCGAGAACATCCCGATCGTTCCGCTCTATCTGGCAGGCTCGCGGCCGGTGGTCGAGCGCGACGGCGCGTTGATCATGGTGGACGACGAACGGATGCCACTGCTCGCAGGCGAAGAGCCACGATGGCGCTCCGTCAGATTTCGTACCCTCGGCTGCTATCCGCTCAGCGGCGCCACGGTCTCAACGGCGGCAACCCTGCCCGAGATCGTGCGGGAGATGATGGCCTCTCGCACCTCCGAGCGGCAAGGACGCATGATCGACCGGGACAGCCCGGCATCGATGGAGCGCAAGAAAGCGGAAGGCTACTTCTGA
- a CDS encoding sulfotransferase family protein, whose protein sequence is MKIDAASADSFERIADLVRLQDSSLDTMLLSPPGEFQSRTVTLQTLMHEVTECLAGSFRLRSAQDFPMLYFACGKARVGSTALSNLFGMTGMPSYYQPLKAILRDALVGQPLTPWIVPSVADEPHVFSKETIGPYLLAESLFNPLQLLMEGGYPRDRLHLIMLDREPASSLASWLEKLISRAPEDTLLRHYIVAALSAARVASYARRQGVPVTHYVYEVSKEALSSARILFDRLGLSSSFTENAVTSWRESGDVQANNARVIFPSEATIYKVPNLHTSDSAYRYQRRATTSVSEAQLEILERCGVNDAYRASVAACVRDLGLNAAISAHLFGDWFAEAA, encoded by the coding sequence ATGAAAATCGACGCGGCGTCCGCCGATTCGTTCGAACGAATCGCCGATCTCGTTCGGCTGCAAGACAGTTCCCTCGACACGATGTTGCTTTCGCCGCCCGGCGAATTCCAGAGCAGAACCGTCACACTTCAAACCTTGATGCACGAAGTGACGGAATGCCTTGCGGGGAGCTTCCGTCTGCGCTCGGCGCAAGATTTTCCGATGCTTTATTTTGCATGCGGCAAGGCTCGGGTCGGATCGACGGCGCTGAGCAATTTGTTCGGCATGACCGGAATGCCGTCCTATTATCAGCCGTTGAAGGCCATCCTGCGCGACGCGCTCGTCGGCCAGCCGCTGACACCATGGATCGTACCGTCGGTGGCGGATGAGCCGCACGTCTTCAGCAAGGAGACGATCGGCCCTTACTTGCTCGCCGAGAGCCTCTTCAATCCGCTGCAACTCTTGATGGAGGGCGGTTATCCGCGGGACCGGCTGCATCTCATTATGCTCGATCGCGAGCCGGCGAGTTCGCTGGCATCATGGCTCGAGAAGCTGATCTCGCGCGCGCCGGAAGATACATTGCTGCGGCACTATATCGTCGCTGCACTCAGCGCGGCCCGCGTCGCAAGCTACGCCCGGCGACAGGGCGTTCCCGTCACTCACTACGTCTACGAGGTCAGCAAGGAGGCTCTATCGTCGGCGCGCATCTTGTTCGACCGGCTCGGCCTTTCGAGCAGCTTTACCGAGAATGCCGTGACGTCATGGCGGGAGTCGGGGGACGTGCAAGCAAACAACGCGCGTGTCATCTTCCCGAGCGAAGCGACGATCTACAAGGTGCCCAATCTGCACACCTCCGATAGCGCCTATCGCTACCAGCGCCGCGCGACGACCTCGGTGAGCGAAGCTCAATTGGAGATTCTGGAGCGCTGCGGCGTGAATGACGCCTATCGAGCCTCGGTGGCGGCCTGCGTTCGCGATCTCGGCCTGAACGCGGCAATTTCGGCGCATCTGTTCGGCGACTGGTTCGCTGAGGCCGCGTGA
- a CDS encoding SRPBCC family protein, with the protein MTETFLVRRETQIAAPRATVFAYLTDPEKILSWMGSDATTEPHPGGVYLLKGVGPRGGGARGTFREVVPVHRLAYTFGWEGGQEVPPGSSLIEIDLIERDGGTLLRMTHSGLPTAEQAAAHATGWAHYMDRLTIAAAGGDPGPDRGVSNKA; encoded by the coding sequence ATGACCGAAACGTTCCTCGTGCGACGCGAGACCCAGATCGCAGCGCCACGCGCCACCGTTTTCGCGTACCTGACGGATCCTGAGAAGATCTTGAGCTGGATGGGTTCCGACGCGACCACAGAGCCGCATCCCGGCGGCGTCTATCTGCTCAAAGGCGTCGGCCCGCGCGGCGGCGGCGCCCGCGGAACTTTCCGTGAGGTCGTGCCGGTGCACCGTCTCGCGTACACGTTCGGATGGGAGGGCGGTCAGGAAGTGCCGCCCGGTTCGAGCCTGATCGAGATCGACCTGATCGAGCGCGATGGCGGCACGCTGCTGCGGATGACCCATAGCGGCCTGCCGACCGCGGAACAGGCCGCCGCGCACGCGACGGGGTGGGCGCATTATATGGACCGGCTCACCATTGCAGCCGCCGGCGGCGATCCCGGTCCCGACCGCGGCGTGTCCAACAAGGCGTAA
- a CDS encoding thermonuclease family protein, protein MRFQDRPNSYPPAFGGSPFDRRFSGLLPWMFVVGVVLAVVLTFRHGTDSLVPRTGGDRMRDAEIVLRRTGNPDGREPVDVIRTIDGDTFLARVRQRDGRDLVVRVRLRGIDAPELKASCREELGKAEAAARALRDLLGQGGVTITNLGPDKYGRVLADVATRRTANVSAALLAGGFARSYNGGHRDGWCARTWRFW, encoded by the coding sequence ATGCGTTTCCAGGATCGACCCAACAGCTATCCGCCGGCGTTCGGCGGCTCGCCATTCGATCGGCGCTTCTCCGGACTATTGCCGTGGATGTTCGTCGTCGGCGTCGTGCTGGCTGTCGTGCTTACCTTCCGCCACGGAACGGACTCGCTTGTTCCGCGCACCGGTGGCGACCGCATGCGGGATGCCGAGATCGTTCTCCGGCGGACGGGCAATCCCGATGGTCGCGAGCCGGTCGACGTCATTCGCACCATCGACGGCGACACCTTCCTCGCGCGTGTTCGTCAGCGCGACGGCCGCGATCTCGTGGTGCGCGTTCGACTGCGCGGCATCGATGCGCCCGAGTTGAAAGCGTCCTGCCGGGAGGAGTTGGGCAAGGCGGAAGCCGCGGCCCGCGCACTGCGCGATCTGCTCGGCCAGGGCGGCGTGACCATCACCAATCTCGGCCCCGACAAATACGGCCGCGTTCTCGCCGACGTCGCGACCCGGCGGACTGCGAACGTTTCGGCGGCGTTGCTCGCTGGCGGTTTTGCGCGGAGCTACAACGGCGGCCATCGCGACGGCTGGTGCGCACGCACCTGGCGCTTCTGGTAA